gtggactaggtggtggctatgtgggcagaaactagttcgcccacacagcgcagctggcaaaCCGCATGCTGCGGAGCATGTGGGcgaactctccaacgcccacacaccagccccgttCTACGTGGCACTCAAAATCCGCCTCaatgtgccaagattcgtgcaaactcGACTGAACGGTGATCCAAGCATGTGGGCGAGTTGCAAAATTGCCACACATGTGGACGTTAGTATTTTCGTTAATTTTTACAAGATGTAACCATCATATCTTAATTTTTTACATACCCACAAAACAAATAATATCTTTATTTTTACAAGTTGTTGCCGTCCTATATTTTTTTATAAGATGTTACCATCATGTGATATACTGTATTTTACAAGATCCTACCATCATATATGGTCTATATGGTCTGGTCTCGGGTGTGAGCGAAGCACGGAGCACTACTACCACGCTGATCACCCTTGGCCATGGACGTCGGGTTCTCAACTACCGGGCCGCTTTGTCTCGTGATCTGCCCGTGGCTGGCGTTCGACCACCTGCTCCCGTACCTGGAGCTCGCGGAGCGCCTGGCGTCGCGCGGCCACCGCGTGGCTTTCGTCTCCACGTCACGCCACCTCGCTCGCCtcccgccgcccgcgtcgccgtGCAACGTTGACCTCGTCGCGCTGCCGCTGCGGCGCGTCGACGGCCTCCCCAAGGGCGCCGACTCCACCAGCGACGTCTCCGACGAGAAGCGGGAGCTCCACTGAAAGGCCTtctgttgaaatatgagatgggcctagagcccatatgacaatattcagatttaatctctaagggcccatgtaggtggcatgacaagatggtgggaagtttagtcccaccccggaagtggaaggagagttggagtggtttataagggattctctctctcatgctattggagcttgagaagaaaagaagccctcgcgcactcctcctccttcacTTGCCTCAccgcggcgcggcgcgggttgcgggattgagccaagccgagctcactcctatgcgcttcttttttgCAGGTCAGGAATGGAGAGTCTTTGATAGGTAGGGCCATGATCTGAGATGTTGGatcatgggctaccgacttggacgtgggttcagcccacgtctctacacgcgcggccgcacatatatatgtggggcgctgccaaccctagccgccgcgaaaacagaacgcatctccatctccgtcggtacttgaagggtatagtgatgcgaattcgatctctgatgctgatgagatgaaggccacaactgggtatatgtttactcttggaggtggtgctgtttcctggaagtcttgcaagcaaacgatcttaacaagatcgacaatggaagcagaattaacaacattagacacatcgggtgacgaagcagaatggcttcaagatctgttgatggacttgccagtggttgagaagctggttccggccatccttatgaactgcgacaatcaaacagttattgtcaaggtgaagagttcaaaggacaacatgaagtccaacaaacacataagaatgagattgaaagctgtcagaaaattgagaaactccggagtgatagcgttggattatatccaaacggctaagaatctggcagatcccttcactAAAGGGCTATCACCTGTTGTGATAAAGagcgcatcaagggagatgggtatgagacccacatgagttgccatggtagtaaaccaacctatgtgatcggagatcccgtgaagtaggacctgggaaaacaagccagcggtgaactgaggagagtaactttactaacccactccgttggagatgcaatactctcggaaactgtatggaaggatgactactgtcttaatgtgttccaaggcttatatgtataagcaagatgctatcctacagagcgatctttggaggaacacacctatatgagcccgactgctggtcacagtctatgagattggggtgatctctagcaagctcatgaacaggccaggagtgtgactaatatgctccacccgaggggtcgacCTTCGGCAGCCTCGTACCAGTGAgacttgtggtgaaacttcttgacgCCAAATTGACAATTTAAGGCAtggtccattgttcagttgtgaaggagtgtaactacttggtctaggtggagctcaaccttaatCGGTCTCCATTGAGATGCTGGTATATCAAAATAGCATTTGGAACAAAGGTCaagtgggcccctgagatctggtgggggattgttgaaatatgagatgggcctagagcccatatgacaatttcagatttaatctctaagggcccatgtaggtggcatgacaaggtggtgggaagtttagtcccaccccggaaatggaaggagagttggagtggtttataagggattctctccctcaagctattggagcttgagaagaaaagaagccctcgcgcactcctcctcctccgctcgcctcgccacgccacgcctcgtcacgacgcgacgcgacgcgggattgagccgagccgagctcactcctatgcgcttcttttttgccggtcaggaacggagagtctttgacaggtagggccacgatcatgggctaccgacttggacgtgggttcagcccacgtctctccacgcgcgaccgcacatatatatgtggggcgctgccaaccctagctgCCGCGAAAACAGAAGgcatctccatctccgcctccacgcccacgttgTTCCTCTGCCGCCTgcgactccgtcccgttcaccgcgtacacggttgacgggagagcaggcctccgaaaccccgcctctccggatcctgtacgggagaggggcgattaggtttttgggtagcgactacgcgactgctcgcttctattcatctacgtccgcatcaccttcgtcatcaccatgtcgaccgacgccgaccgtgccgccgcggagaaggccgaggctgacaagaaggccgctgaggatgccgcggctgctgccaccgccaccgccgccgcgtggccgattggagggtatacattgtttatccctctcgtgtttctttctgttgtagcagtactagcaatatgtgtagatgtttctactatgtgcgtagtacatgctctgttagatcgtaatcagtgtgttaataatgttgtccatgtcatgctcatgatttattcatggattaatttaatcaaaaaactgcatatttactcatcaatccaaaaacctaaattgtgtaggagtttttcgaattctgttttgctgctgcactgaaaccgtcCCCGTTTACGGGGACATACTTTAAGCATTGGCAGACCaaaaccaccttatggctcacggccatgaacgtgttctgggtcaccggtgtgactcccacaggaacgatcgctcctgaacaggagaaggtgttcaaggaggccactgccgtgttcctcggggcagttctgagcgtgattggagataagctggttgacGCATATTTGCATATGCGGTCTGCCAAAGACTtatgggaggcgctcgaatctaagttcggggcggccgatgcagggagcgagatgtatattataatgcagttccatgattacaagatggttgaaaaccgtcctgtgttggagcaggctcatgagataatatgcattgttaaggagcttgagcttcttaagtgcgagttaccgggcaagtttgtcgcgggctgcataatcgctaagctccccaattcctggagaactttgccaccactctgaaacatcagaggcgtgaattctccgtggaggatgtcattggccatctgagtgttgagcagaattcaagggcaaaggactcgcacggaaaaggggtcgaaggaacttctgtggccaatatggtgcatcagaagaactccaattcccacaagcccaagggaaagaacggtgtccaacagagtgccgactttaagaagaagggtaagaagaccttcaagaagaacaagaaggatgagggctgctttacttgtggttcgcttgaacattgggccaacaagtgcccaaacaagtataagaagcaagggcaggactccaagtctgtcaatatgattgtgagcaacaatgagagtggtgcatctgggtacggtaatttatttgctgtattttcagtttggccgtccaccgattggtgggtcgacacaggtgcaggtgttcatgtgtgtgctgacatttcattgttttcttcttaccaggccacaggtcacgggtccgtactgatggggaatggcgcgagtgcttctgttcttggtgttggcacggtcgatctgaagtttacttcgggaaggatcgtgcagctgaagaacgtgcagcatgtccccgccatcaagaagaacctcgttagtggctcccttctatgtagagaagggtttaagttggtattcgagtctaataaattagttgttacgaaatatggactatttgttggaaagggttatgaatgcggaggcatgttccgcctttctcttgcagatctatgtaataaagtcgtgaacaatattcatttgagtgttaatgaatctgaagtctggcattcacgtctttgtcacattagtttcggtgttatgacgcggctagcaaaatcgaatttaatcccgagtttcactttagccaaaggttctaagtgccattcgtgtgtgcaatctaagcaacctcgcaagcctcacaaggcagcagaggagagacacttggcgccactggaactcatacattctgatctttgtgagatgaatggtgtgttgactaaaggtggaaagaaatatttcatgactttgatagatgattccactagatattgctatgtgtatctgttaaatactaaagatgaggctctacactacttcaaaatctataaggcagaagttgagaatcaacttgaaaagaaaattaaacgagtccggtcagatcgtggtggagagtacttctcgaaagagtttgatgccttttgtgcggaacacggcattattcacgagaggacgcctccctactcaccccagtcaaacggggttgccgagcggaaaaaccgtactctaactgatttggttaacgccatgttagatacgtcgggtttatccaaggcatggtggggggaggctataatgacatcatgtcatgtcctgaataaagttccgacaaaggataacgagatcactccttacgagaagtggaccaagagaaggacaacactctcgtacttacgtacctggggctgcttggcgaaagttaatgtgccgatccccaaaaagcgtaagcttggaccaaagactgtggactgtgttaatttgggctacgctatgaatagtgttggctatagatttctagtagtgaaatctgaggtacctgacatgaaggtcggtacaattatggagtctaaagatgctacattctttgaggacattttccccatgagagatgtacaaagcacttctagacaggaatctgaggagactcctgaacctgccattccgatggaatattataatcaaacacatgatgaaaatcctgaggaggataatgaggaaacccttggtaggggcaagagacaaaggactgtaaagacctttggtgatgatttcttcatatacctcgtggaggataatcccacttctatttcagaagcgtatgcatctccagaagctgactactggaaggatgcggtccgtagcgagatggattccatcatggctaacgggacttgggagcttactgaacgtccttatggttgcaaaccattgggatgcaagtgggtgttcaagaagaagcttaggcccgatggtacgatagaaaagtacaaggctaggcttgtggccaagggctacgcccagaaagaagaagaagatttcttcgacacttattcacctgtggccagactgaccaccattcgagtattactctcgttggcggcctcgcatggtcttctcattcatcagatggatgttaagacggctttcctgaacggagagctaaaggaggaaatctatatgcaacagcctgatggctttgtgatggatggtcaggaaggaaaggtgtgtaagttggtgaaatctttgtatggcctgagacaagcgcctaagcaatggcatgacaagtttaatgaaacgttgacatctgttggctttgttgttaatgaggccgacaaatgtgtatactatcgctatggtgggggcgaaggagttatactgtgtttgtatgttgatgacatactgatatttgggactaatctcaagttgatcgaggaggttaagtctttcctatctcagaactttgagatgaaggaccttggagtggctgatgttatcttgaacatcaagctattgagagatgatgagggtgggattacacttctgcaatcccattatgttgagaaggtgttgagtcgttttggatattcggactgcaaaccatctcaaacaccatatgattctagtgtgctgattcgaaagtctaaaggcacagctatagatcaattgagatactctcagattgttggttcactccagtatctagcgagcgcaacgaggcctgacatcgcatttgctattagcaaactgagccgatttgtttccaaaccgggtgatgtacattggcgtgctcttgagagagttatgcgctatctgaaaggtactatgaactatggacttcactataccggatacccgtcggtacttgaagggtatagtgatgcgaattggatctctgatgctgatgagatgaaggccacaactgggtatatgtttactcttggaggtggtgctgtttcctggaagtcttgcaagcaaacgatcttaacaagatcgacaatggaagcagaattaacagcattagacacatcgggtggcgaagcagaatggcttcgagatctgttgatggacttgccagtggttgagaagccggttccggccatccttatgaactgtgacaatcaaacagttattgtcaaggtgaagagttcaaaggacaacatgaagtccaacaaacacataagaatgagattgaaagctgtcagaaaattgaggaactccggagtgatagcgttggattatattcaaacggctaagaatctggcagatccctttactaaagggctatcacgtgttgtgatagatagcgcatcaagggagatgggtatgagacccacatgagttgccatggtagtaacccaacctatgtgatcggagatcccgtgaagtaggacctgggaaaacaagccagtggtgaactgaggagagtaactttactaacccactccgttggagatgcaatactctcggaaactgtatggaaggatgactactgtcttaatgtgttccaaggcttatatgcataagcaagatgctatcctacagagcgatctttggaggaacacacctatatgagcccgactgctggtcacagtctatgagattggggtgatctctagcaagctcatgaacaggccaggagtgtgactaatatgctccacccgaggggtcggccttcggcagcctcgtatcagtgagacttgtggtgaaacttcttgacgccaaactgacaattcaaggtatagtccattgttcagttgtgaaggagtgtaactacttggtctaggtggagctcaaccttaatcggtctccactgagatgctggtatatcaaaacagcgtttggaacaaaggacaaagtgggcccctgagatctggtgggggattgttgaaatatgagatgcGCCTAGAGCCCATAtaacaatttcagatttgatctctaagggcccatgtaggtggcatgacaaggtggtgggaagtttagtcccaccccggaagtggaaggagagttggagtggtttataagggattctcttcctcatgctattggagcttgagaagagatgaggccctcgcgcactcctcctcctccgctcgccacgccacaccacgcctcgtcacgacgcgccgcgggttgtggGATTGAGCCGAgtcgagctcactcctatgcgcttcttttttgccggtcaggaacggagagtctttgacaggtagggccacgatctgagacgtcggatcatgggctaccgacttggacgtgggttcagcccatgtctctccacgcgcggccgcacatatatatgtggggcgctgccaaccctagctgCCGCGAAAACAGAACgcatctccatctccgcctccaTGCCCACGTTGTTTCTCTGTTGCTGTTGCCGCCTgcgactccgtcccgttcaccgcgtacacggttgacgggagagcaggcctccgaaacaccgcctctccggatcctgtatgggagaggggcgattaggtttttgggtagcgactacgcgactgctcgcttctgttcatctacgtccgcatcaccttcgtAATCACCATGTCGACcaacgccgaccgtgccgccgctgagaaggccgaggccgacaagaaggccgctgaggatgccgcggctgcggccaccgccaccgccgccgcgtggccgattggagggtatacatcgtttATCCCTTTCGTGTTTCTTTCTGTTCTAGCAGTACTAGCaatatgcgtagatgtttctactatgtgcgtagtacatgctctgttagatcgtaatcagtgtgttatcaatgctgtccatgtcatgctcatgatttattcacggattaatttaatcgaaaaactgcctatttactcatcaatccaaaaacctaaattgtgtaggagtttttcgaattctggtTTTGCTCCTGCACTGAAACCGTTCCCGtttacggggacgtactttaagcgttggcagactaaaaccaccttGTGGCTCATggccatgaacgtgttctgggtcgccggtgtgactcccaccggaacgatcgctcctgaacaggagaaggcgttcaaggaggccactgtTGTGTTCCTTGGGGAAgttctgagcgtgattggagataagctggttgacgcatatttgcatgtgcggtctgccaaggacttgtgggaggcgctcgaatctaagttcggggctgccgatgcagggagcgagatgtatattatagagcagttccacgattacaagatggttgaaaaccgtcctgtattggagcaggctcatgagataatatgcattgttaaggagcttgagcttcttaagtgcgagttaccgggcaagtttgtcgcgggctgcataatcgctaagcttcccaattcctggaggaactttgccaccactctgaaacatcagaggcgtgaattctctgtggaggatgtcattggccatctgagtgttgagcagaattcaagggcaaaggactcgcacggaaaaggggtcgaaggaacttctgtggccaatatggtgcatcagaagaactccaattcccacaagcccaagggaaagaacggtgtccaacagagtgccgactttaagaagaagggtaagaagaccttcaagaagaacaagaaggatgagggctgctttacttgtggttcgcttgaacattgggccaacaagtgcccaaacaagtataagaagcaagggcaggactccaagtctgtcaatatgattgtgagcaacaatgagagtggtgcatctgggtacggtaatttatttgctgtattttcagtttggccgtccaccgattggtgggtcgacacaggtgcaggtgttcatgtgtgtgctgacatttcattgttttcttcttaccaggccacaggtcacgggtccgtactgatggggaatggcgcgagtgcttctgttcttggtgttggcacggtcgatctgaagtttacttcgggaaggatcgtgcagctgaagaacgtgcagcatgtccccgccatcaagaagaacctcgttagtggctcccttctatgtagagaagggtttaagttggtattcgagtctaataaattagttgttacgaaatatggactatttgttggaaagggttatgaatgcggaggcatgttccgcctttctcttgcagatctatgtaataaagtcgtgaacaatattcatttgagtgttaatgaatctgaagtctggcattcacgtctttgtcacattagtttcggtgttatgacgcggctagcaaaatcgaatttaatcccgagtttcactttagccaaaggttctaagtgccattcgtgtgtgcaatctaagcaacctcgcaagcctcacaaggcagcagaggagagacacttggcgccactggaactcatacattctgatctttgtgagatgaatggtgtgttgactaaaggtggaaagaaatatttcatgactttgatagatgattccactagatattgctatgtgtatctgttaaatactaaagatgaggctctacactacttcaaaatctataaggcagaagttgagaatcaacttgaaaagaaaattaaacgagtccggtcagatcgtggtggagagtacttctcgaaagagtttgatgccttttgtgcggaacacggcattattcacgagaggacgcctccctactcaccccagtcaaacggggttgccgagcggaaaaaccgtactctaactgatttggttaacgccatgttagatacgtcgggtttatccaaggcatggtggggggaggctataatgacatcatgtcatgtcctgaataaagttccgacaaaggataacgagatcactccttacgagaagtggaccaagagaaggacaacactctcgtacttacgtacctggggctgcttggcgaaagttaatgtgccgatccccaaaaagcgtaagcttggaccaaagactgtggactgtgttaatttgggctacgctatgaatagtgttggctatagatttctagtagtgaaatctgaggtacctgacatgaaggtcggtacaattatggagtctaaagatgctacattctttgaggacattttccccatgagagatgtacaaagcacttctagacaggaatctgaggagactcctgaacctgccattccgatggaatattataaACAAAcccatgatgaaaatcctgaggaggataatgAGGAACCCTTGGTGGGgacaagagacaaaggactgtaaagacctttggtgatgatttcttcatatacctcgtggaggataatcccacttctatttcagaagcgtatgcatctccagaagctgactactggaaggatgcggtccgtagcgagatggattccatcatggctaacgggacttgggagcttactgaacgtccttatggttgcaaaccattgggatgcaagtgggtgttcaagaagaagcttaggcccgacggtacgatagaaaagtacaaggctaggcttgtggccaagggctacgcccagaaagaagaagaagatttcttcgacacttattcacctgtggccagactgaccaccattcgagtattactctcgttggcggcctcgcatggtcttctcattcatcagatggatgttaagacggctttcctgaacggagagctaaaggaggaaatctatatgcaacagcctgatggctttgtgatggatggtcaggaaggaaaggtgtgtaagttggtgaaatctttgtatggcctgagacaagcgcctaagcaatggcatgacaagtttaatgaaacgttgacatctgttggctttgttgttaatgaggccgacaaatgtgtatactatcgctatggtgggggcgaaggagttatactgtgtttgtatgttgatgacatactgatatttgggactaatctcaagttgatcgaggaggttaagtctttcctatctcagaactttgagatgaaggaccttggagtggctgatgttatcttgaacatcaagctattgagagatgatgagggtgggattacacttctgcaatcccattatgttgagaaggtgttgagtcgttttggatattcggactgcaaaccatctcaaacaccatatgattctagtgtgctgattcgaaagtctaaaggcacagctatagatcaattgagatactctcagattgttggttcactccagtatctagcgagcgcaacgaggcctgacatcgcatttgctattagcaaactgagccgatttgtttccaaaccgggtgatgtacattggcgtgctcttgagagagttatgcgctatctgaaaggtactatgaactatggacttcactataccggatacccgtcggtacttgaagggtatagtgatgcgaattggatctctgatgctgatgagatgaaggccacaactgggtatatgtttactcttggaggtggtgctgtttcctggaagtcttgcaagcaaacgatcttaacaagatcgacaatggaagcagaattaacagcattagacacatcgggtggcgaagcagaatggcttcgagatctgttgatggacttgccagtggttgagaagccggttccggccatccttatgaactgtgacaatcaaacagttattgtcaaggtgaagagttcaaaggacaacatgaagtccaacaaacacataagaatgagattgaaagctgtcagaaaattgaggaactccggagtgatagcgttggattatattcaaacggctaagaatctggcagatccctttactaaagggctatcacgtgttgtgatagatagcgcatcaagggagatgggtatgagacccacatgagttgccatggtagtaacccaacctatgtgatcggagatcccgtgaagtaggacctgggaaaacaagccagtggtgaactgaggagagtaactttactaacccactccgttggagatgcaatactctcggaaactgtatggaaggatgactactgtcttaatgtgttccaaggcttatatgcataagcaagatgctatcctacagagcgatctttggaggaacacacctatatgagcccgactgctggtcacagtctatgagattggggtgatctctagcaagctcatgaacaggccaggagtgtgactaatatgctccacccgaggggtcggccttcggcagcctcgtatcagtgagacttgtggtgaaacttcttgacgccaaactgacaattcaaggcatagtccattgttcagttgtgaaggagtgtaactacttggtctaggtggagctcaaccttaatcggtctccactgagatgctggtatatcaaaacagcgtttggaacaaaggacaaagtgggcccctgagatctggtgggggattgttgaaatatgagatgggcctagagcccatatgacaatttcagatttaatctctatgggcccatgtaggtggcatgacaaggtggtgggaagtttagtcccacccggaagtggaaggagagttggagtggtttataagggattctctccctcatgctattggagcttgagaagaaagaaggccctcgcgcactcctcctcctcctccgctcgcctcgccacgccacgcctcgtcacgacgcgccgcgggttgcgggattgagccgagccgagctcactcctatgcgcttcttttttgtcggtcaggaacggagagtctttgacaggtagggccacgatctgagacgtcggatcatgggctaccgacttggacgtgggttcagcccatgTCTCTCCACGCGCGgacgcacatatatatgtgg
This DNA window, taken from Triticum aestivum cultivar Chinese Spring chromosome 1D, IWGSC CS RefSeq v2.1, whole genome shotgun sequence, encodes the following:
- the LOC123165976 gene encoding UDP-glycosyltransferase 91B1-like, with translation MDVGFSTTGPLCLVICPWLAFDHLLPYLELAERLASRGHRVAFVSTSRHLARLPPPASPCNVDLVALPLRRVDGLPKGADSTSDVSDEKRELH